The following coding sequences lie in one Paraburkholderia largidicola genomic window:
- a CDS encoding aminotransferase class V-fold PLP-dependent enzyme, producing MDIRSRLGLRPVINVSGTMTGLGASSVGAAVIDSVAEILPQFVEIDDLQRKASAAIAQACGSESGYVTASCSAAITLSIAAAMTGDDLGLIERLPDTTGLRNEVVVQTGHLVNYGAPVDQAIRLAGARIVPVGAATEAHDYQLASAIGERTAAALYVVSHHTVQYGMIPLEAFIEVAHAKGVPVIVDAASEYDLTRFIAAGADLALYSAHKFLGGLTAGIVAGKKPLVRAAYFQNGGIGRGMKVGKEGIVGAIAALEQWRTRDHAAVRATERSYLTLWRETLNRQQGVWAEIEADPTGNPLDRLKLHIDPNQARITAWDLADALARPQGDDAPVIVRDHEAELNFFYLDPCNLHAGEEQVVLARIVGELDRALASPEPLVTPFHKRDARRIAARRAWPD from the coding sequence ATGGACATCCGCTCTCGATTAGGCTTACGCCCCGTCATCAACGTCTCGGGCACGATGACGGGCCTGGGCGCGTCCAGCGTCGGCGCAGCGGTGATCGACAGCGTCGCGGAGATCCTGCCGCAGTTCGTCGAGATCGACGATCTGCAGCGCAAGGCCTCGGCCGCGATCGCGCAGGCGTGCGGCAGCGAAAGCGGTTATGTCACGGCGTCCTGCTCGGCAGCCATTACGTTGAGCATTGCCGCCGCCATGACAGGCGACGACCTCGGTTTGATCGAACGTCTGCCGGACACGACCGGACTGCGCAACGAAGTCGTCGTGCAGACGGGCCACCTCGTCAATTATGGCGCACCCGTCGATCAGGCCATCCGGCTCGCGGGCGCGCGCATCGTGCCCGTCGGCGCGGCGACGGAAGCGCATGACTATCAGCTGGCATCGGCAATCGGCGAGCGCACTGCGGCCGCATTGTATGTCGTCTCGCATCACACCGTGCAATACGGCATGATCCCGCTCGAAGCATTCATCGAGGTCGCGCACGCGAAGGGCGTGCCCGTGATCGTCGATGCCGCGTCCGAGTACGACCTGACGCGCTTCATCGCCGCGGGCGCCGATCTCGCGCTGTATTCGGCGCACAAGTTTCTGGGCGGACTGACGGCGGGCATCGTCGCGGGGAAGAAGCCGCTGGTGCGGGCCGCGTATTTCCAGAACGGCGGTATCGGGCGCGGGATGAAGGTCGGCAAGGAAGGCATCGTCGGGGCCATTGCGGCGCTCGAACAGTGGCGCACGCGCGACCATGCCGCCGTGCGCGCGACGGAGCGCAGCTATCTGACGCTGTGGCGCGAGACGTTGAACCGTCAGCAGGGCGTATGGGCGGAGATCGAGGCCGATCCGACCGGCAATCCGCTCGACCGCCTGAAGCTGCATATCGATCCGAACCAGGCGCGTATCACCGCATGGGATCTCGCCGATGCGCTGGCGCGTCCGCAAGGCGACGACGCGCCCGTGATCGTGCGCGACCACGAAGCCGAACTGAATTTCTTTTACCTCGATCCATGCAACCTGCACGCGGGCGAAGAGCAGGTCGTGCTTGCGCGGATCGTGGGCGAGCTCGACCGGGCGCTGGCGTCGCCCGAACCGCTTGTCACGCCGTTTCACAAACGCGACGCGCGCCGGATTGCGGCGCGTCGCGCATGGCCGGATTGA
- a CDS encoding IclR family transcriptional regulator, which produces MARPPRSTAAAQTPAGVDASPAAEAAVPRTRTSALDRAVQILDALQEAGKPATAYEIAHVLNAPLSTVYSIINDMVEKNLLSRGPDGAIWLGSRLYGYGLSYAGSLDYLVVANEEMQRLSADVEETVQVCGLEEGMMVVLQMAEGPGHFRVTSRVGSRVPVNWTASGRLLAGHLPATECTAFFRQYAQPSPTGRAETRPDVLAHNARHALAERLSIQIGESDASVACLAAPVMNREGACVFTISIVMPEAKAEQGTERYAQAVQSVAARIETRLGWR; this is translated from the coding sequence ATGGCACGACCGCCCCGTTCTACTGCGGCTGCTCAGACGCCGGCTGGCGTCGACGCGAGCCCGGCTGCCGAAGCCGCCGTGCCTCGCACGCGCACCAGCGCGCTCGACCGCGCGGTGCAGATTCTCGACGCGCTGCAGGAAGCCGGCAAACCGGCCACTGCGTATGAAATAGCGCATGTCCTGAACGCGCCGTTGTCGACGGTCTATTCGATCATCAACGACATGGTCGAGAAGAATCTGTTGTCGCGTGGACCCGATGGCGCAATCTGGCTCGGTTCGCGGCTCTATGGTTACGGGCTCTCGTATGCGGGTTCGCTCGACTATCTCGTCGTTGCCAACGAGGAAATGCAGCGGCTGTCGGCGGATGTCGAAGAGACCGTGCAGGTGTGCGGGCTGGAAGAAGGCATGATGGTCGTGCTGCAGATGGCCGAAGGCCCGGGTCACTTCCGCGTGACCTCGCGCGTGGGCAGCCGCGTGCCGGTGAACTGGACGGCGTCCGGGCGCCTGCTCGCGGGGCATCTGCCCGCCACCGAATGCACGGCGTTCTTCAGGCAGTACGCGCAGCCGTCGCCCACCGGCCGCGCCGAGACCCGTCCCGACGTGCTAGCTCATAACGCACGGCACGCGCTTGCGGAACGGCTGTCGATCCAGATCGGCGAATCGGATGCGTCGGTGGCGTGTCTCGCGGCACCCGTGATGAACCGTGAGGGCGCGTGCGTCTTCACGATTTCGATCGTGATGCCCGAGGCGAAAGCGGAGCAAGGCACCGAACGCTACGCACAGGCTGTGCAAAGCGTCGCGGCGCGCATCGAAACCCGCCTTGGCTGGCGCTGA
- a CDS encoding RidA family protein: protein MNCYERLRARGLTLPTVPTPIGNFMHCTREGGLLFLSGQGPLDETGKLMTGKVGATVTADEAYRHAQLVGLNLLAVLHAELGDLQRVRRVIKLLGMVNATSEFAEHPRVINGCSDLFVDVFGDAGRHSRSAVGVGSLPNNITVEIEAIVAVRD, encoded by the coding sequence ATGAACTGTTATGAGCGGCTGCGCGCGCGCGGCCTGACCCTTCCCACTGTGCCGACACCCATCGGCAACTTCATGCACTGCACACGCGAGGGTGGCCTGCTGTTCCTGTCCGGCCAGGGACCGCTCGATGAAACCGGCAAGCTGATGACGGGCAAAGTCGGCGCAACGGTCACAGCCGACGAAGCCTATCGGCACGCGCAACTCGTCGGCCTGAACCTGCTCGCCGTGTTGCATGCGGAACTGGGCGATCTGCAGCGCGTTCGGCGCGTGATCAAGCTGCTGGGCATGGTCAACGCAACGTCTGAATTCGCCGAGCATCCGCGCGTGATAAACGGCTGCTCGGACCTGTTCGTCGATGTATTCGGCGATGCCGGGCGTCACTCGCGTTCGGCTGTCGGCGTGGGCTCGCTGCCGAACAACATCACGGTGGAAATCGAGGCCATCGTAGCCGTGCGCGACTGA
- the katG gene encoding catalase/peroxidase HPI: MSIEKKCPFDHTAASGTSNHDWWPDQLNLKILHQHSSLSDPMDKRFNYAEAFRSLDLEAVKRDLRALMTVSQDWWPADFGHYGPLFVRMAWHSAGTYRTGDGRGGAGSGQQRFAPLNSWPDNVNLDKARRLIWPIKQKYGRKISWADLIVLTGTVALESMGFKIIGFAGGREDAWEPDEDIYWGAERTWLGDDTRYSGDRQLEQPLAAVQMGLIYVNPEGPNGNPDPAAAVRDIRETFSRMAMDDEETVALIAGGHTTGKTHGAGPSSELGREPEAAGIEEQGLGWKNRYRTGKGDDASTSGLEVIWTTTPTQWSSNFFENLFGYEWELTKSPAGAHQWTPKGGAGAGSVPDPHDPSKRRSPSLLTTDLALRFDANYEKISRRFYENPDAFADAFARAWFKLTHRDMGPRSRYLGADVPKETFIWQDPVPAVDHPLVDAHDIDTLKDRILATGLSVSQLVSTAWASASTFRGSDKRGGANGARIRLAPQNAWEVNQAAQLSEVLKTLESVQQAFNDGRSDGKKVSLADLIVLAGCAGVEQAARNAGHDVTVPFTPGRTDATQEQTDVHSFAVLEPLADGFRNYLQRPCAVSAEALLIDKAQLLKLTAPEMTVLVGGMRVLDANAGHSPHGVFTQRSQSLTNDFFVNLLDIDTEWKPMTDAGDVFVGHDRVTGELKWTGTRVDLIFGSHAQLRALAEVYGSTDAQEKFVHDFVAAWNKVMNLDRFDLA; this comes from the coding sequence ATGTCGATTGAAAAGAAGTGTCCGTTCGACCATACCGCCGCTAGCGGCACGTCGAACCATGACTGGTGGCCCGATCAGCTGAACCTGAAGATCCTTCACCAGCACTCGTCCTTGTCCGATCCGATGGACAAGCGCTTTAACTACGCAGAAGCATTCAGGAGCCTCGATCTCGAAGCGGTCAAGCGCGACCTGCGCGCGCTGATGACGGTTTCGCAGGACTGGTGGCCAGCGGATTTTGGTCACTACGGACCGCTGTTCGTGCGCATGGCCTGGCACAGCGCGGGCACCTACCGGACAGGCGATGGCCGTGGCGGCGCGGGTTCGGGGCAGCAGCGTTTCGCGCCGCTCAATAGCTGGCCCGACAACGTCAATCTCGACAAGGCACGCCGGCTGATCTGGCCGATCAAGCAGAAATATGGCCGGAAGATTTCATGGGCCGATCTGATCGTCTTGACGGGCACAGTCGCGCTGGAGTCGATGGGCTTCAAGATCATCGGCTTCGCGGGCGGCCGCGAGGACGCATGGGAACCGGACGAGGACATCTATTGGGGCGCCGAGCGCACCTGGCTGGGCGACGACACGCGCTATTCGGGCGACCGTCAGCTCGAACAACCGCTCGCCGCCGTGCAGATGGGCCTGATCTACGTGAATCCCGAAGGGCCGAACGGCAATCCCGATCCGGCTGCGGCCGTGAGAGACATCCGCGAGACGTTTTCGCGCATGGCGATGGACGATGAAGAGACGGTCGCGCTGATCGCGGGCGGTCATACGACGGGCAAGACGCACGGCGCCGGTCCGTCGTCGGAACTCGGGCGCGAGCCGGAAGCCGCGGGCATCGAAGAGCAGGGACTCGGCTGGAAGAATCGCTACCGCACGGGCAAGGGCGACGATGCGTCGACGAGCGGACTCGAAGTGATCTGGACGACGACGCCGACGCAGTGGAGCAGCAACTTCTTCGAGAACCTCTTCGGCTACGAATGGGAACTGACGAAGAGTCCCGCTGGTGCGCATCAGTGGACGCCGAAGGGCGGCGCGGGGGCGGGCAGCGTGCCCGATCCGCACGATCCCTCGAAGCGCCGTTCGCCGTCGCTGCTGACCACGGATCTCGCGCTGCGCTTCGACGCGAACTACGAGAAGATCTCGCGCCGCTTTTACGAAAACCCCGACGCGTTCGCCGATGCTTTCGCGCGCGCGTGGTTCAAGCTCACTCACCGCGACATGGGGCCGCGTTCGCGCTATCTCGGTGCCGATGTGCCGAAAGAAACCTTCATCTGGCAAGACCCGGTGCCTGCCGTCGATCATCCGCTCGTCGACGCGCACGATATCGATACGCTCAAAGACCGGATTCTGGCGACGGGGTTGAGCGTTTCACAACTCGTGTCGACTGCGTGGGCATCGGCATCGACGTTTCGCGGCTCGGACAAGCGTGGCGGCGCGAATGGCGCGCGCATCCGTCTCGCGCCGCAAAACGCGTGGGAGGTGAATCAGGCGGCGCAGTTGTCGGAAGTGTTGAAGACGCTCGAATCCGTGCAACAGGCATTCAACGACGGAAGATCGGACGGGAAGAAGGTGTCGCTCGCGGATCTGATCGTACTGGCCGGGTGTGCAGGCGTCGAACAGGCGGCGAGAAACGCGGGCCATGACGTGACTGTGCCGTTTACGCCGGGGCGCACCGACGCCACGCAGGAGCAAACCGATGTGCACTCGTTCGCCGTACTCGAACCGCTCGCAGACGGTTTTCGAAATTATCTGCAGCGGCCATGTGCGGTTTCGGCTGAAGCGTTGCTGATCGACAAGGCGCAACTGCTGAAGCTCACCGCGCCCGAAATGACGGTGCTGGTGGGCGGCATGCGCGTGCTCGATGCCAACGCCGGACACTCGCCGCATGGAGTTTTCACGCAGCGGTCACAATCGCTGACCAACGACTTCTTCGTGAATCTGCTCGACATCGACACCGAGTGGAAGCCAATGACAGATGCCGGCGACGTGTTCGTCGGGCATGATCGCGTGACGGGAGAACTCAAATGGACGGGCACGCGCGTCGATCTGATTTTCGGCTCGCATGCGCAACTCAGGGCGTTGGCCGAAGTCTACGGCAGCACGGATGCGCAGGAGAAGTTCGTGCATGACTTCGTTGCGGCCTGGAACAAGGTGATGAACCTGGATCGCTTCGATCTGGCGTGA
- a CDS encoding autotransporter strand-loop-strand O-heptosyltransferase, protein MSTAVTQSCTVKESAHSAPAGSNNNDTAVPQTTPPSGEPVQRPSAVPTQQGPAGIRFDFNDGCRVTLPAGDGEWRVLLRDTATANPLFETQLAAGAVASSKKYYVPFEIEVWSQGKEVFRHRLDLTDRNVLVHLPVGTLGDTLGWFPYVAKFEQQHRCRLTCVMGEALIALFRDAYPSITFVTPDAVNPDDYYATYNIGLFFTDDANVHQPCDFRLVGLHRTAAYILGVDPQEERPRITLPDASRPIAEKYVCIATQSTTQCKYWNNPTGWREIVQFLKQRGYRVICIDQKATHGNGVVWNHLPYGCEDFTGDQPLAERARWLRHAELFVGLSSGLSWLAWAMNTPVVMISGFTHPTNEFDTPYRVINYHTCNSCWNDVRVQFDHQDFMWCPRHAGTARQFECTRLITAEQVKHTISRIPAFHAQAVAAA, encoded by the coding sequence ATGTCGACAGCAGTGACGCAGTCATGCACGGTGAAAGAAAGCGCCCATAGCGCTCCAGCCGGCTCGAACAACAACGACACGGCCGTCCCCCAAACGACGCCTCCGAGCGGCGAGCCCGTTCAAAGACCGTCGGCTGTGCCGACCCAGCAAGGTCCCGCCGGTATCCGTTTCGACTTCAACGATGGCTGCCGCGTCACGCTCCCCGCAGGCGACGGCGAATGGCGCGTGCTGCTGCGCGATACGGCGACGGCAAATCCCCTGTTCGAAACGCAACTCGCGGCGGGCGCGGTTGCCAGCAGCAAGAAGTATTACGTGCCGTTCGAAATCGAAGTCTGGTCGCAAGGCAAGGAAGTGTTCCGGCATCGGCTCGACCTGACCGATCGCAACGTGCTCGTGCATCTGCCCGTCGGCACGCTTGGCGACACGCTGGGCTGGTTTCCCTATGTGGCGAAGTTCGAGCAACAGCATCGCTGCCGCTTGACGTGCGTGATGGGCGAAGCACTGATCGCGCTGTTCAGGGACGCCTACCCGTCGATCACCTTCGTCACGCCCGACGCCGTCAATCCCGACGACTACTACGCGACCTACAACATCGGCCTCTTCTTCACCGACGATGCGAACGTGCACCAGCCCTGCGATTTCAGGCTGGTCGGCCTGCATCGTACGGCTGCCTATATTCTCGGCGTCGATCCGCAAGAGGAGCGTCCGCGGATCACGTTGCCCGACGCGAGCCGCCCGATTGCCGAGAAGTACGTCTGCATCGCAACCCAAAGCACCACGCAGTGCAAGTACTGGAACAACCCCACCGGCTGGCGCGAGATCGTGCAATTTCTCAAGCAGCGTGGTTACCGCGTGATCTGCATCGATCAGAAAGCGACGCACGGTAACGGCGTCGTATGGAATCACCTTCCCTATGGCTGCGAGGATTTCACCGGCGATCAACCGCTTGCCGAACGCGCGCGCTGGCTCAGGCATGCGGAGCTTTTTGTCGGCTTGAGCAGCGGCCTCTCATGGCTCGCATGGGCGATGAATACGCCTGTCGTGATGATCAGCGGCTTCACGCATCCCACCAACGAATTCGACACGCCGTATCGCGTCATCAACTATCACACGTGCAACAGCTGCTGGAACGACGTGCGCGTGCAGTTCGATCATCAGGACTTCATGTGGTGTCCGCGTCATGCAGGCACAGCGCGGCAATTCGAATGCACGCGGCTCATTACGGCCGAACAGGTCAAGCACACCATCAGCCGGATTCCGGCGTTTCATGCACAGGCAGTGGCAGCTGCCTGA